The proteins below are encoded in one region of Clostridium sp. 'White wine YQ':
- the ftsE gene encoding cell division ATP-binding protein FtsE yields MIEFKNVSKIYNNNVKALAKVNINIETGEFVFLVGPSGAGKSTFIKMLLKEIDPTEGKITVNGTDLSNIKRNQIPYYRRKIGMVFQDFRLIPTLNVYENVAFAMRVVESSPREIRRRVPMVLSLVGLSHKYKMFPTELSGGEQQRVSLARAIVNNPAVLIADEPTGNLDPETATEIMNLLEDINRAGTTVLMATHAKDIVDTMKKRVIAIEKGQIARDEMRGRYEDEIK; encoded by the coding sequence ATGATAGAATTTAAGAATGTAAGTAAAATTTATAATAACAATGTAAAAGCCTTAGCTAAAGTTAATATAAATATAGAGACAGGAGAATTTGTTTTCCTAGTTGGTCCTTCGGGGGCTGGTAAGTCAACATTTATAAAAATGCTTCTGAAAGAAATAGACCCAACAGAGGGAAAGATAACAGTAAATGGGACAGATTTATCAAATATAAAGAGAAATCAAATACCTTACTATAGAAGGAAAATAGGAATGGTATTTCAAGATTTTAGATTAATACCAACTCTTAATGTATATGAAAATGTTGCATTTGCTATGAGAGTTGTTGAATCTTCTCCAAGAGAAATAAGAAGAAGAGTTCCTATGGTACTTTCATTGGTAGGATTATCACACAAATATAAAATGTTTCCTACTGAATTATCAGGAGGAGAACAACAAAGAGTTTCATTAGCAAGAGCCATAGTAAACAATCCAGCAGTTTTAATAGCGGATGAGCCTACTGGAAATTTAGATCCTGAAACAGCTACAGAAATAATGAATTTACTAGAGGATATAAATAGAGCAGGAACAACAGTATTAATGGCAACACATGCTAAAGATATTGTTGATACTATGAAGAAACGTGTTATAGCCATTGAAAAAGGGCAAATAGCTAGAGATGAAATGAGAGGTAGGTACGAAGATGAAATTAAGTAG
- the ftsX gene encoding permease-like cell division protein FtsX → MKLSSIKYFIVDAFKSIRRNRTISLASMATVLMTLLIFGVFLLAALNVGKGVQDIESKVEIKVFLKDDITMMDQRDVQIKLKEQTGVKDVNYESKEEALDKFKDQLNEYKDLLNGYNSDTNPLPASFLVTLEKPEYAKDVANSVSSMTGVENIGNDQDVINKISSFTKAVRWVGVALFVILVAVSLFLIINTIKLTVFSRRREIGIMKFVGATDWFIRWPFIIEGVIIGLVGAIMSNIILFFSYKALFSLLSKQLITVSLVSPYYVLSTMSWEFILGGILIGAFGSIIALRKFLVV, encoded by the coding sequence ATGAAATTAAGTAGTATTAAATATTTTATAGTAGATGCATTTAAGAGTATAAGAAGAAATAGAACCATAAGTTTAGCCTCAATGGCAACTGTATTAATGACTTTATTAATATTTGGAGTATTCTTATTAGCAGCACTAAACGTTGGAAAAGGTGTGCAAGATATAGAGTCAAAGGTAGAGATTAAAGTATTCTTAAAAGATGATATAACTATGATGGACCAAAGAGATGTTCAGATTAAGTTGAAGGAACAAACTGGGGTTAAAGATGTAAATTATGAATCAAAGGAAGAAGCGTTAGATAAATTTAAAGATCAATTAAATGAATATAAAGATTTGCTTAATGGATATAATAGTGATACAAATCCATTACCAGCATCTTTTCTAGTTACACTTGAAAAACCTGAATATGCCAAAGATGTAGCAAATTCAGTAAGCAGTATGACAGGTGTAGAGAATATTGGAAATGACCAAGATGTTATAAATAAGATTTCTTCATTTACTAAAGCAGTAAGATGGGTTGGTGTAGCCTTATTTGTAATATTAGTAGCAGTTTCATTATTCTTAATAATTAATACTATAAAATTAACAGTTTTTTCAAGAAGAAGAGAAATTGGTATAATGAAATTTGTTGGAGCTACTGATTGGTTTATAAGATGGCCATTTATCATAGAAGGCGTGATTATTGGATTAGTGGGAGCTATAATGTCAAACATAATATTGTTTTTTTCGTATAAAGCACTATTCTCATTATTATCTAAACAATTAATTACAGTAAGTTTAGTTAGTCCATACTATGTTTTAAGCACTATGTCATGGGAATTTATATTAGGTGGAATTCTTATAGGTGCCTTTGGTAGTATAATTGCCCTAAGAAAGTTCTTAGTCGTATAA